The following coding sequences lie in one Numida meleagris isolate 19003 breed g44 Domestic line chromosome Z, NumMel1.0, whole genome shotgun sequence genomic window:
- the LOC110390217 gene encoding phospholipase A2 inhibitor subunit gamma B-like, with protein sequence MKVFLGLSFLLTFLDPGAMLQCEVCHSIGRSCSGPMETCNDDADTCGIILHEVKIGGMAIPSSIKACLPSRICQMGPVTMNYGKVKARSRLACCMGDACRTTSVSLPPENNEPNGFQCPACYSVDSFRCANETVNCTGSESQCVDLAGLMNTGGLTVKAAMKGCTTISECNAVGDGKNNLGITDIKIKRFQCHPAIALEMLSSGLVSPQSLFFPALSGFILEKLLF encoded by the exons ATGAAAGTATTTCTTGgcctcagctttctcctgaCTTTTCTAGACCCAG GAGCCATGCTTCAGTGTGAGGTTTGTCACAGCATAGGAAGAAGCTGCTCTGGCCCCATGGAAACCTGTAATGATGATGCAGACACCTGCGGCATCATTCTGCATGAAGTTAAGATAG GGGGGATGGCAATCCCTTCATCTATCAAGGCCTGTCTGCCATCCAGAATTTGCCAGATGGGCCCTGTCACCATGAACTACGGGAAGGTGAAAGCAAGGAGCCGCTTGGCCTGCTGTATGGGTGATGCCTGTCGGACAACATCTGTCTCAT TGCCACCAGAGAACAATGAGCCCAATGGATTCCAGTGTCCCGCCTGCTACAGCGTGGATTCTTTCCGGTGTGCTAACGAAACTGTAAACTGCACTGGATCTGAAAGCCAGTGTGTTGACCTGGCTGGATTAATGAATACAG GTGGACTGACTGTGAAAGCTGCCATGAAGGGATGCACCACCATTTCTGAATGCAATGCTGTAGGAGATGGTAAAAACAATCTGGGGATAACGGACATTAAAATAAAGCGGTTCCAATGCCATCCAGCCATTGCACTGGAAATGCTGAGTTCCGGGCTTGTCTCTCcacaaagtctttttttccctgctctatCAGGATTCATCTTGGAGAAGTTACTTTTCTGA